The Cyanobacteria bacterium FACHB-DQ100 genome contains the following window.
TGCCATGCTTATGAGGTTTGATGTGACCACAGAGCGGACAGTCCATAGAGCAATTCTCACCTGAAACCACTCTCAAGATATCATCCCACATCAGACTGACACACTATCGGATTTTCCTCCCCACTTCCTTTGCACTGATCAAGTAATTATTTGAGTTTGTCCTGCATCAACAGGTGTTTAGTTTCCCCAAGCTTCAACTGTATGGCATTTTTTCACGAGTCAATTAGGATTGCTATAGCAATCGCGACGGTTAACAGGTGTGGCTTTGTTGCAGACTCAGAGTAAAGAATTGTTCTAGATGAAGCTTCACGTGAGGACTCCTTGCTGTGAAATAAACCTGAATTAGTCCTGTGTCCAATGAAACTTTCAGGACTTTCACATAAATATCTTCCTCAGCAAAAGCTGGTTCATCTGGTAGAAAAAGATTAAGCTTGAGATTGGTTTGCACTGCGGGAAATGTCTCCGGATTGAGGTCGGCGATCTGAATTTCTCCACCCCGTTCAGAAAGCTGGATCAAAGCTCCCTTAAACCAAGTGCCATTAATCTGTTTACCGTCTAAAACGGCATATTGAAGCGGAATCGATCGGGGCAGTGAAACTAGGGACTCTTGGCGTTCTGGCAGAGCTAAGTTGTAAGTTCCCCGAATTGCACTCACATCATAAACTGTAATCGGATGCTTAATGCCTTTCGCTTGCACCTGCTGCACTTCTCGAAACACGAGAGCATCGCTGACTTCCTGTGCAGTTGATTCTGAAATCAGAATCTGTCCGCCGATCGTAAAAGATTCAATCCGATAGGTTAAATTCACATGGCTCCCAATCACGCTGTACTTCGTGCGCTTTTCTGAGCCGATATTACCAACCACAACCTCCCCGGTATGAATCCCAATGCCCATTTCTAAAGCTGACCAGCCCAGTTGTTGAAGTTTTTCGTTCACCGGGATCAAGGCTTGCTGCATCGCAATGGCACAAGCGATCGCTCTTTCGCTATCATCAGCTCGGAGCGTTGGCGCACCAAACAAGACTAAGATGCCATCCCCCATGAATTCATCGATCGTGCCTTGATAAGCTGTGATCACATCGGTCATTGCAGCGAGATAAATGTTTAGAATCTTCACGACCTCTTCGGGTGGAAGTTGTTCGGCAGTTGCGGTGAAGCCGCGTAAGTCCGAGGTCAAAATCGTAATCTTTCGCCGTTCTCCGCCAATTTTCAGCCCCTCCGGATTTTCGAGCAAACTGGCGACAACTTGATCAGTTAAGTAGCGACCAAAGGTTTTACGAATCTCTGCCGCAGTTCTAGCAATATAAGAAGTCACAAACATTGCTGAACCCGTCAAAGCTATCAAAGGCGGTACCACTGGAATCCAGAGTCCCTGTAAAAATGCAGCATAGCCCACAAACACTAACCCGCCTCCAGCCGTGAGAATGCTTGCGATAATCAAACTTAAACGATATCGATCGCTCAGTTTAGAGGATTGATTGGTCGATCGATTGCACCAGATCAAAAGCGCCCCTAGACCCGCCCAACTAATGATCCAAGCGATCTCAAGTAGCTCGTTCCAAGTGTGAATCAGCGATCGCTTTTCCAGTGCAGCACTCAGAATTTGGCTAATTGCGTTAGCATGAATCACCACACCTGGCGTGCGTTTGGGCGCAGTGAGCAAACTGCTACTATAAGGCGTGTAGAACAAATCCTTGAGACTCTCAGCCGTACTGCCGATTAATACAATGCGATCGTGCATCAACTTAGTCGGGATGCGATTCCGTAATACCTCAGTCAACGAAATCGTTGGAAACTGCTGAATCTGCCCGCGATAGTTGAGCAAAACTTGATATCCTCCCGCTTCTGCTCGTTGATATCCACCATCATCTGAAGCGAAACTGGGAAAAATTGCCTGACCTAGCTTGACTTTCTCATCTGGAGTCAGTTCGGGCTGGATACCTTGATTTTCCAAATAGAGCAAAGCCAGCTTAAAGCTAAAACTAAACACCGTATTGCCTGCTGGATCATCCAAATAAAGCAAACTGCGGCGAATCTTGCCATCTCCATCGATCGGTAAGTCATTCGCGCCGACTTGATCGCGCTGCTTCAGAATCGGCGGTGGTGCCACCGCAGAACTATCGACGCTTTCAGCAACCTTCTGAACTCCAACTAGATTTGGAGTGGTTAAGAACACTTGATTGAGCTTCTGTAGCCCTTGTTCAACAGGCAGATCCCGATAGATATCTAAGCCGATCGCTCGCGGCTTCTGATTCCGAATGTTCGTCAAGACCTGAGCGAGCATTGCATCTGAGAGTTGCGTCCGCTTGATGTTGCGTAGATCCTGCTCTGTGATTTCGACAATTACAATCCGAGACTCTCTCGACTCGGACGGACGCAACAAGAAGAACTGATCGAGCATTGCAAGTTCTAACATTTGCAGTGCCCCCAGAAACCGCAATCCAAGCACTAGAGTCGTTACGCTGGGGACTGCAATCACTACACCGCGCCAATGCCAGAGTTGTCGTTTTAATCTCGTCCAAATCATCGCGTTTGATCCTAGTGCTTTAATGTTAAGCCGTAATTAGAGATAACTCAAATCGTTGTCCTCGTCGAACAAACCCTAAAAATCCATCTTTTTGAGCATCAGGCAAAAGTCCAGGTTGATAACCATATAGCCAGATCTTGCGGCGAAGACGTTCTGGTAATGCGATCAGGTCGCTGTAATGAGCATGAACCGGAGTTCGAGCGATCGCAGTTTCACAATCATGAAAAATCAGGTCAGCTTGCTCATAAAACGGATAGTTCTGCTGTAAACAAAGCTGTGAATCTCCTGAGATAAAGACTTTTACGCCCTGAACTTCAAAGAATAAACCGTAGCTCGGCATGACATAAAATCCTGTATCGACATGAATCATGCGTACGAGTTCAAATCGAATTCCTTCCCACATGAACCCTTCTCCTTTACCAATGCGATGAACTGTAAAGTAAGTGTCCAGTGTTGCAATATCTTGATCAATCGATCGCATTCCACCGGATAAGGTTCTGTCCCAAAGTTCACTCGCGATATCTTTGCTGAGATAAAGATTGGCACGATCGCAGCGTGGATCAAATCGCCGCGTCATGCCGATAAACTCTAGTCCGCCTGCGTGATCAGCGTGCAGATGGCTAATAAAAATATCAGTAATCTCTAGATAAGACAGTCCCGCCGCATAGAGTGAAAAGCGAATATCAGAGCCGCAGTCAATCAAAAGTTTTCGTCCGCGATCGCTCGTTAAGAGCATATTGGAGTGAAAGTTATCTCCGCCAACCGTGAATGCTGATCCTGATCCGAGAAATAGTAGGTTTGGCATAGTAAAAGCAACATGGGGCATCTAAAATTCAGGCAGCAATCAGCATTGCAAGACTTGAATGTTGCTAGTCTTCACTAGAACAACGTTCAAGCGCTAAAAAGCTACACTAACGTTGGGTAGATTGATGACTGTTAACCATAGATTGACAAGTATTAACCAAGGGTTCAGACATCACAGCAGAA
Protein-coding sequences here:
- a CDS encoding adenylate/guanylate cyclase domain-containing protein, which codes for MWTRLKRQLWHWRGVVIAVPSVTTLVLGLRFLGALQMLELAMLDQFFLLRPSESRESRIVIVEITEQDLRNIKRTQLSDAMLAQVLTNIRNQKPRAIGLDIYRDLPVEQGLQKLNQVFLTTPNLVGVQKVAESVDSSAVAPPPILKQRDQVGANDLPIDGDGKIRRSLLYLDDPAGNTVFSFSFKLALLYLENQGIQPELTPDEKVKLGQAIFPSFASDDGGYQRAEAGGYQVLLNYRGQIQQFPTISLTEVLRNRIPTKLMHDRIVLIGSTAESLKDLFYTPYSSSLLTAPKRTPGVVIHANAISQILSAALEKRSLIHTWNELLEIAWIISWAGLGALLIWCNRSTNQSSKLSDRYRLSLIIASILTAGGGLVFVGYAAFLQGLWIPVVPPLIALTGSAMFVTSYIARTAAEIRKTFGRYLTDQVVASLLENPEGLKIGGERRKITILTSDLRGFTATAEQLPPEEVVKILNIYLAAMTDVITAYQGTIDEFMGDGILVLFGAPTLRADDSERAIACAIAMQQALIPVNEKLQQLGWSALEMGIGIHTGEVVVGNIGSEKRTKYSVIGSHVNLTYRIESFTIGGQILISESTAQEVSDALVFREVQQVQAKGIKHPITVYDVSAIRGTYNLALPERQESLVSLPRSIPLQYAVLDGKQINGTWFKGALIQLSERGGEIQIADLNPETFPAVQTNLKLNLFLPDEPAFAEEDIYVKVLKVSLDTGLIQVYFTARSPHVKLHLEQFFTLSLQQSHTC
- a CDS encoding MBL fold metallo-hydrolase, whose translation is MPNLLFLGSGSAFTVGGDNFHSNMLLTSDRGRKLLIDCGSDIRFSLYAAGLSYLEITDIFISHLHADHAGGLEFIGMTRRFDPRCDRANLYLSKDIASELWDRTLSGGMRSIDQDIATLDTYFTVHRIGKGEGFMWEGIRFELVRMIHVDTGFYVMPSYGLFFEVQGVKVFISGDSQLCLQQNYPFYEQADLIFHDCETAIARTPVHAHYSDLIALPERLRRKIWLYGYQPGLLPDAQKDGFLGFVRRGQRFELSLITA